The genomic DNA CGCGACGACGACCGCTGTCGGCGATCCGTCGGCGACCTCGCGCGCGAAGCTAGGGCCGGAGAGCGCGCAAAACCGCTGCATGTGCGCCTGCGAGAGCACACCATCGAGCACTTTGTCCATACACAGAAGTGAGCCGAGCTCGATACCCTTGGAGGCGCTCACGATCAAAGCGCCGGGAGCCAGGCTTCCGGCCGCCTCGGCCATGACCGGCCGCACGAACTGCGACGGGCTCGCCGAGAGCACCATGTCCGCACCACGGACCGCGCGCGCCAGCTCAGTTTCGGCGTGCAGTCCCTCGGGCAGCGAGACATCGGACAGATACGGGTTGAGGCGACGCTGGTTGATCGACTCGGCGATCTCCGGCTCGTAGGACCAGATCGTGACTGCGTGTCCCTTCCTGACGAGCAGAGCCGAGAGCGCCGTGCCCCAAGCACCCGCACCCACCACGGTGATCGGGAGCGAATCGCTCATGGCGCCGCCTCGGCCGGATCAGCGCCGTCGTTGGTGTCGGCGTCGTCCACATGCGCTTTCCCGAATCGGCTCTCGGTCCCCTGCAGCAGCCGTCGGATGTTCGAGCGATGGGCCCATAGGACGAAAAGCGCGAGCGTCACGGTGAACCAGAGTACCGTCGTGTCGCCCCGGTGGGGCGTCAGCGCCACGAACACCGGCAGCGTGGCCGCAGCACCCATGGAGCCGAGCGACACATACCCGGTCGGCAACGTCAGGACGAGCCAAACGACGAAAGCGCCGAGCACCGCCCAGGGCGCCAGGGCGAGAAAGACTCCGGCGCTGGTCGCGATCCCCTTCCCGCCCTTGAAGCCGACCCAGAGGGAGAAGATGTGCCCCACGATCGCCGCACCCCCGAACGCGAGCGTCCATCCAAGGTCTCCGTCCACCATGCTCGGGAACAACCAGACTGGGACGAAACCTTTCGTCACATCGACCGCGACGACCGGCAGAGCCCACTTCGGACCCAGGATCCTGAAAACGTTGGACGCGCCCAGGTTGCCGGATCCGTGCTCGCGGAGATCGAGCCCGTGAAACGCCCTCCCCATCCAGTAGCTCGTCGGCGTCGCGCCGAGCAGGTAGGAAAGCGCAAGCAGGGCGTAGGTCACTTCTCTTTGCCGCTCCGGAAACGAAGGCGGATCGGGGTGCCCATGAAGGTCCAGGCATCCCGGAACCCGTTGTGGAGGAAGCGAACGTAGCTCGCGGGCAGCGCCTTCGGAAAGTTCGAGAAGATGGCGAACGTCGGGGGAGCCACAGTGATCTGGGTCGCGTATTTCACCTGCACGCGGCGACCTCTATGGAGTGGCGGCGGCTGACGACGGAGCAGCGCCTCCATGATCGCGTTGACCTCGTGCGTCTCGATCCGGCGACGACGCTCTTCGAACACCTCCAGGATCAGATCAAGACATTTCCGAACGCGTTGGCCGGTGAGTGCGGACGTGAAGACCATCGGTACCCACTGCAGAAACGGAATGCGTTGCCGCATGGTCTTCTGGAAGTCGGGCGCGGTCATCGTGTCCTTCTCGACCAGATCCCACTTGTTAGCGAGCAAGATCACCGCCTTGCCGGCCTCCCAGGCGGTCTGGAGAATCTTCACGTCCTGCGCGTGCAGCTCCTCCTCGCTACAGTCGATCAGCACCAGGCATACGTCGGCCTCATATACGGCCCGTTCGGTCCGGAGCGCGCTGTAGTACTCGAGGCTGTCCTTGACCTTCGTGTGCCTGCGAAGCCCGGCAGTATCGATGAAGACGAGGGTCTTGCCGTGGTAGCGGAAGGGAGTATCGATCGGGTCCCGGGTCGTGCCGGCAACCTCCGACACGACGACCCGCTCCTCACCGATGAGCCGGTTCACGAAGCTCGACTTGCCGACGTTGGGTTTTCCGACGACCGCAACGCGGATGGTGTCGTCTCCGTCTTCGGCCTCGAGCGCCTCAGGTAGAGCCTCGATCGCCTGGTCGAGCAGATCACCAGAACCCTTGCCGGAGAGTGCGCTCACCGCGATCGGCTCTCCGATGCCGAGCGACCAAAAGTCGAGGTGGCTCTGATCGCGCGGCAGGTTATCGATCTTGTTCACGACCAGGAGAACTGGCTTTGCCGTCTTCCTCAGCACTTCGGAGAGGGCCTCGTCGAGCGGATGCAAACCTTCCTTGCCATCGACGAGGAACAGGATCAGGTCGGCTTCTTCGACCGCCGCAAACGCCTGATGCCGGATCGCTCGGTCGAGTGGCTCGTCGCTGCCCTCGATGACGCCGCCGGTATCGACGATGTAGAAGTGGTGCCCGGCCCAGTCCGTCGCGGCGAAGTTGCGGTCTCGAGTGACGCCCGAACGCTCATCGACGATCGCGACGCGGGAGCCGATCACTCGGTTGAACAACGTCGACTTCCCGACGTTCGGCCGCCCGACGATCGCGATGACGGGAAGCCGCCGGTTCAAGCGATCCTCAGCGCTTCAGTGATCTCGTAGCCCGTGCGGATCTCCGCCGGAGCGAGCACCGCCACGAGCTCGGACTTGGCAAGATCGTCGATGAAGACCTCGTCCGCGTTGAGTGCCTCTGCCGGCAGCACGATGACGTCTCCGTCCTGTGAGTCGCCGAGGGCTTTCAAGATATCCCGCCCGCCGAGCAGTCCTGCGATGGTGACCGACTCGCCAAAGTACTGGTTCCGGACCTCGACGACCTCGACGTCGGCGGCCGTAGCAGCCGCGAGGCGGCCGCTCCGCTCCCGCAAGAACGGCGACATCGAGAGCCCCGTCACGAGACGGACACGCCGTCCTTCGAAGCGCGCCACGGTCGCGAGCCCCGCGTCGAAGCCATCGACGAAGCGGCGGATCGCCCCCACTCCGTTCTCGTACAGGGCACCGTCGTCATAGTACGCTGCGTCCGGCACGGACCGGCCCGCGATGAGATACATCTCGTCGGCCGCGTAGCACCATCCGAGGTCCCGTTCCGCGAAACCGCGTTCGCGTGCGTGGTCGACTCGGTCGATCGCCGCTCCTGCCTCGGACGGCATCAATGGGCGCACGGGTCGATTGATGTTGTAGCGCGTGAGCCCGACCGGTACGACGGAGAGCGAACGGACCGACGGCCCCAGGCTCCACAGGTCTTTGATCGTGCGCTCGAGATGGGGCCCGTCGTTCCACTCGGGACAGAGCACGATCTGAGTGTGGACTTCGAGCCCTCCCCCGATCAATTCGCGCAGCTGGCTCATGATCAGGCCGGCCCTCTTGTTGACCAGTAGCCGCTCACGCACCTCCGGCTCCGTCGCGTGCACGCTCACGTAGAGCGGCGAGATGCGCTGATCGACGAGTCGCTGCAGGCCCTTCGGGCCAAGGTTGGTCAGCGTCACGTAGCTGCCGTACGTGAACGATAGCCGGAAGTCGTCGTCACGCAGCCAGAGCGTCGGACGAGCGTCCTTCGGGTTGCCGTCGATGAAGCAGAACACGCACTTGTTCGCGCACTCTCGGATCGTGTCCGGAGCCGGCACGATCCCTATCGGCGTGCCGGGCTCGCGCTCGATCTCGTACAGCACCACCTCTCCGTCCGGAGAAACGGTCTCGAGCTCGAGCTCGGTGTCCGCAAGCAGGAACGTCAGATCGATGCCGTCACGAACCGGTTCGCCGTTGATACGCACGATCCGCGTGCCGATCTCGAGACTGAGCTCGTCGGCGATGCTGCCAGCTTCGATTTCGGCGATGCGTACCACGGTCGATACTAGGGGTTAGTACGGAAAAGTGCCCGAGAGTGGGCCGAAAAACTAACCGGGCGCCGTGTCCGCTACAATTCATCCGCTTGACCGATGCAACAGGAAAAGGTCAGCTTCGGGAGGAGCTCGCGGGATTGAATACGCCTAAACAAGGATCCCATGCGCATGGATTGTCGCCGGACACGTGTGGTGCGAGGAACATGACCAGCGGTGGAAAACGGTGGGAAGGGGTCATAGCCGTGGTGGCGTTGGCTGCCCTGACGGCGTGCGAGCAGGTCGAGCAGGTCCAGGACCGCTTCCGGGACATGACGCCGTACGAAGCCTACGAGGCATCGTTGGCGGACGCCGGCCTCCTCGAGACCGCTCTGGGGCGCGATTGGATCATGGCGGGTCGCGAGGCCGTCGAGTCTCCAGCTCCGGTGTCGCTGCCGTTCCACGAAGAGGGATTCATCAGTGCGGAGGATCCCGGTGCGATGGCATACCGCGTCACGATCTCACGTGGTCAGCGGCTCACCGCCGAAGTGACGCTCAACTCCAGCGAGCAAACACGGCTCTTCGTCGATCTCTTCCGCGTGCCCGCGAACGAGGACGACCCCCTCCGGCCGGTGTTCTCCAGCGATTCCGTGCCGGGTGAGTTCGTCGTCGAGCCGTGGAGAGGTGGCGAGTACGTGCTCCGGCTCCAACCCGAACTGCTTCGGGGCGGCACGTACGCCGTCACACTCAAGCTCGAGGCGCAGCTCGCCTTCCCGCTGGAAGGCTACGGCATACGAGCCGTCCAGAGCAGCTTCGGCGTGGCGCGGGACGGAGGCCAGCGCAGTCATCACGGCGTGGACATCTTCGCACGTCGCGGAACGCCGGTGCTGGCGGTATCCGCCGGCCGGGTCAATCGGGTCGAGATCACGAGTCTGGGCGGCAAGGTCGTCTGGCTGAGAGACGCCGTTCGCAACTCGAACATCTATTACGCGCACCTCGACAGTCAGTACGTGCGTAGCGGAGACGAAGTCCAGATCGGCGACACCGTGGGCTTCGTCGGGAATACCGGTAACGCACGTACCACCCCGCCCCATCTACACTTCGCCGTATACCGCCGCCGTGAAGGTCCGGTGGATCCCTATCCATTCCTGAATCCGCCGCGCGGCACGCTCGCGGAGCAGACTGCGGACCTCGATCAGCTCGGCAAATGGGTGCGCCTGGTCAACGACGGGACCCGACTGCGTGCGGCGCCCGGACGTCACGGTGCAATAATCAGAGAACTCGGCCAATACACGCCCCTGCGTGTACTCGGCGGCTCCGGTGAGTACTTCCGTGTGCGATCCCCCGATGGAATCGACGGCTACGTAGCGGCGCGACTCACAGAACCGGTCGACTCACCGCTCGGCTCGCAGGTCGCGGCGGCGGGAGGAGTGGTGTTGCTCGAGCCCAACGACGCTGCACTCGTGATCGTCCGGCTCAACGCCGGCGAGCAGGTGCCAGTGCTCGGTCGCTACGAGGGCTTCCTGTACGTTCGGGTGCCGAGCGGCCACACCGGTTGGATGGACGCCGATCAGCAGCAGCAGTAAAGTAGCAGCGTGTACTAGCCACTGCCGACCACCTGCAAGGTGATCGCGAAGCCCAGCGCATCGAGCGCGGCACTGTCCCACGACGCGGCATTTCGGGCCGCGTCCTCCGCGCGAAGGACCGCAAGGGTCCATGTCCCGATCCCGGTGTTGGGCGCGATATCCAGGATCCCCGACCACGTGCCCGCCCTGTTCGTGCCGGATACGCGGCTCAGCGTCACGAAACTGGTGATCGCAGCCCCTGTCGGAGTGTCGAAGTGGGCCAAAACGGTGCGCACTCCCGAGTCGTCGTCGGCCAGCTCCGCACTCAAGACCACGCGTCCCCTCGTGTTGAGAACACTGACAAGGGCGTTGTCGACGAAAACGTCGGATAGAGTCGGCGGTACCGAATCGGTCGGCACGATCGCGTCGGGGACCACCGGGTCGTCGGGAGCCGACAGCGTCACCGGGTCATCCCCGCAAGAAGCGACGGCGACGGTTGCCGCAACCACGACAAAGCGGGACTTGAAGAGGGCTGCGGGTTTCACACAGGCAGAACTCGGGGGCGCCGCGCATGGTTCCGCACGCCTGGTTTGCGCGCCCGCATGGAAATCGAAACGTTGTGCCACGCGATCCATCGCGAGCGCGTTGTCAGTTCAGTCCCAATCGGAGGGG from Gemmatimonadota bacterium includes the following:
- the der gene encoding ribosome biogenesis GTPase Der encodes the protein MNRRLPVIAIVGRPNVGKSTLFNRVIGSRVAIVDERSGVTRDRNFAATDWAGHHFYIVDTGGVIEGSDEPLDRAIRHQAFAAVEEADLILFLVDGKEGLHPLDEALSEVLRKTAKPVLLVVNKIDNLPRDQSHLDFWSLGIGEPIAVSALSGKGSGDLLDQAIEALPEALEAEDGDDTIRVAVVGKPNVGKSSFVNRLIGEERVVVSEVAGTTRDPIDTPFRYHGKTLVFIDTAGLRRHTKVKDSLEYYSALRTERAVYEADVCLVLIDCSEEELHAQDVKILQTAWEAGKAVILLANKWDLVEKDTMTAPDFQKTMRQRIPFLQWVPMVFTSALTGQRVRKCLDLILEVFEERRRRIETHEVNAIMEALLRRQPPPLHRGRRVQVKYATQITVAPPTFAIFSNFPKALPASYVRFLHNGFRDAWTFMGTPIRLRFRSGKEK
- a CDS encoding DUF512 domain-containing protein, translating into MVRIAEIEAGSIADELSLEIGTRIVRINGEPVRDGIDLTFLLADTELELETVSPDGEVVLYEIEREPGTPIGIVPAPDTIRECANKCVFCFIDGNPKDARPTLWLRDDDFRLSFTYGSYVTLTNLGPKGLQRLVDQRISPLYVSVHATEPEVRERLLVNKRAGLIMSQLRELIGGGLEVHTQIVLCPEWNDGPHLERTIKDLWSLGPSVRSLSVVPVGLTRYNINRPVRPLMPSEAGAAIDRVDHARERGFAERDLGWCYAADEMYLIAGRSVPDAAYYDDGALYENGVGAIRRFVDGFDAGLATVARFEGRRVRLVTGLSMSPFLRERSGRLAAATAADVEVVEVRNQYFGESVTIAGLLGGRDILKALGDSQDGDVIVLPAEALNADEVFIDDLAKSELVAVLAPAEIRTGYEITEALRIA
- a CDS encoding M23 family metallopeptidase — encoded protein: MTSGGKRWEGVIAVVALAALTACEQVEQVQDRFRDMTPYEAYEASLADAGLLETALGRDWIMAGREAVESPAPVSLPFHEEGFISAEDPGAMAYRVTISRGQRLTAEVTLNSSEQTRLFVDLFRVPANEDDPLRPVFSSDSVPGEFVVEPWRGGEYVLRLQPELLRGGTYAVTLKLEAQLAFPLEGYGIRAVQSSFGVARDGGQRSHHGVDIFARRGTPVLAVSAGRVNRVEITSLGGKVVWLRDAVRNSNIYYAHLDSQYVRSGDEVQIGDTVGFVGNTGNARTTPPHLHFAVYRRREGPVDPYPFLNPPRGTLAEQTADLDQLGKWVRLVNDGTRLRAAPGRHGAIIRELGQYTPLRVLGGSGEYFRVRSPDGIDGYVAARLTEPVDSPLGSQVAAAGGVVLLEPNDAALVIVRLNAGEQVPVLGRYEGFLYVRVPSGHTGWMDADQQQQ
- the plsY gene encoding glycerol-3-phosphate 1-O-acyltransferase PlsY, with protein sequence MTYALLALSYLLGATPTSYWMGRAFHGLDLREHGSGNLGASNVFRILGPKWALPVVAVDVTKGFVPVWLFPSMVDGDLGWTLAFGGAAIVGHIFSLWVGFKGGKGIATSAGVFLALAPWAVLGAFVVWLVLTLPTGYVSLGSMGAAATLPVFVALTPHRGDTTVLWFTVTLALFVLWAHRSNIRRLLQGTESRFGKAHVDDADTNDGADPAEAAP